CCATGGAAGTTGGTTTTACTCGAAGCTAGTGTGCTAACCTTTAAAGGAAGCAGCTATCTAAAGTAGGGCTGATGACTAGGGTTAAGTCGTAACAAGGTAGCCGTAGGTGAACCTGCGGCTGGATTACCTCCTTAGCTTTATGTATAGTTTATTTATTATTTTATTAATAATATAAATTATACAATGTGCCACTGTCTTTTTTTCTATTTTGTTGTAAAATCAATATGTTATGGTAAAGCCTCTTTCTCCATATCTTCAAATAATATGTAAGATGCAAGTCACTAATTTGCTTTCTATATCTCATAGAGTAAGTGGTGTATTTTTATTCCTTGGCGTCTTATTTTATTCTTGGTGCTTTGCATTGTATGTTTTTTTTACTGATTTTGTGATTGCATTTTCTTCTCATCAATATTTTATTTTAATTAATAAGG
This sequence is a window from Candidatus Mesenet endosymbiont of Phosphuga atrata. Protein-coding genes within it:
- the sdhC gene encoding succinate dehydrogenase, cytochrome b556 subunit, encoding MVKPLSPYLQIICKMQVTNLLSISHRVSGVFLFLGVLFYSWCFALYVFFTDFVIAFSSHQYFILINKAFAFLFLSSFTYHFFNGIRHLLWDFGVNITNKGVSITGIIVVILFLLSALSSAFLIFL